The Azospirillum baldaniorum genome segment CGGCGCCGAAGCCCCAGTCCGCCTGCTTCCACCAACGCAACGCGAATCCCACACCGGCCACCGCAAGACCACCGGCCAGCAGGCCCACCGCCCGGTCGGGAGCGGCGCGCAGCATCGGCACCAGCAGCACCGGCAGGAACAGATAAAGAAGTGGCACCACGTCGCGCACCATGTCGCCCGGCGCCCAGTCCAGCCACACGCCGCGCATCAGCGGGCACCACAACAGCACCGCCAACGCCAGAGCCGCAGGCATCTCCCACTGCGGCGAACCACGCTCCAGCAACGTCTGGCCCGTCGCCACGCACAGGGGGCGCAGCAGCCCGACACCCAGCACCAGCAGCGCACCAATGGCCGCCTCCGCCGGGCGGATCTCTGCCGGTGCCGGCACGCTCAGCAGGCCGTAGAGGACGAGCGCCAGGAACAACCCGGCGGCACGCCACGAAGCCACATTCCTTCCGGCCACGCCTTTCCCGTCACCCGCCCGACTCGAACAGGTGCCAGAATTTCACGACTCATCGGAAAAAGGAACAACTGATCGGAACCGCAACGATCAGGCGTAGCGCAGCTCAGCCCGATCAAGGCGGTAGAACAACCCTTCCAGAGGGTTCAGCCGCAACGTGCCGGTCATCAGCACCGGCGCCTGCGACTCGCGGACAGGAATCTGGCTGTGGACGTGCAGCATGGTGGAAGGGCTGGGCCTGTGGCAGGCCGGGCAGAAGATGGGATTGGCGGCGAGGATGAAGCGGTTGTGGGACGACGCGTCGCTCAGCGGCACCATGAAGCCACGCACCGTCACCAGCTTTCCCTCCAGCGCCTTGACGCGGGTCGGAAAGACCGGATTGGCGGCTGGCCCCTCCATGCGGACCTGAACCAGATCCCGCCACAGGGCCGTGGTGTCGTCCAGCGGCAGATGGAACGGTCCGGCGGGGTGCGTGGGTTCGCTGGCGTTGGTCGCCCAGATCGCCCAGCCGGCCACCGGGGCCAGCGCGAGCGGCAACAGAAACTGTCGGCGCGACGTCATGGCTTCCTCCCCCTTGATCCTGCCCGTTCCGGTCGTTCGTTCGACCGTTCATTCGATCCCGTTCATTGGATCGTTGAAGGCATCCTGTGCGGCCTTGCCCCAGACCGTCGTGCTTGTGGCCGAATTGTTCCCGAGCCTCCGCCCAAGGTCAACAGGCGAGCGATAGGCCATACGTAAGATGCCGCCGCCCGGCGACTTCGGGCACCGCTTCGCCGACCTATGGGATTGACGCGGCCGCCGACCTATACTTTGTAAGAGCGGCAACCACCGATAAAAACCTTACGAGCGGGAATCAACGCGGCATGCAAAAAGGGTCAGCACCGAAGGACAAGCCGGCGCATCTCCGCCTGTCCGAAGACCAGACCACCGAACTGGCCGACATGTTCCGCCTGATGAGCGACCCCAGCCGGCTGCGCATCATCCTGGCCTGCCTGGACACCTCGACCTCGGTCGGCGACATGGCGGCGGCGCTGGGCCTGTCGCCGTCCCTGGTCAGCCATCACCTCCGCCTGCTGCGGGCGGGACGGCTGATCCAGGCGGAACGGCGCGGCAACCGTGTCTTCTACCTGATCACCGACGAGCACATCCGGCGCGTCCTGTCGGACATGGTCGACCATGTGGCCGAGGAAAGCGAAGGCGATCTGGAAGCGTGAGGTGGTTGCGGCGGCCCCGGCCGCCACAACCCGTTGAAGCCTTTATAACAAATACGCAATAGGATTTGACCGCCATGCCGGTTGCGCCGCATAGTTCCGATCATGCTGCGGCGCATCAAACCGTTGTTGCACGAATGGCTTGATGAATCGGGCCAGGAAACAAAGGGTGTTGGCATGGAGACGTTCCGCTTCCAGCCGGGGGAAACCCCCGTCCTGCTCAGCATCCCGCATGTCGGCACCGTCGTGCCGCCGGACATCGCGGCCACCATGACCGACTCCGCCCTGGCGATGCCGGACACCGACTGGCATCTCGACCGGCTCTATCACTTCGCCCCGGCGCTGGGCATCGGCTTCCTGAAGCCCATCCTCTCGCGCTACGTGATCGACCTCAACCGCGATCCCGACAGCGACCTTCCCATCCCCGGCGGCGCCAGCAGCACCGAACTCTGTCCCCTCACCACCTTCGATCACCAGCCGGTCTACCGCCCCGGACAGGAACCGGACGCGGTGGAGGTGCGGCGACGGATCGGCGCCTATTGGCGCCCCTATCACGAGCAGCTCAACGGCGAACTTCAGGCGCTGAAGGAACGCTTCGGCGTGGCGGTGCTGTTCGACGCCCATTCCATCCGATCGCGCGTGCCGCGCTTCTTCGACGGGCAGATTCAGGACTTCAGCCTGGGCACGGCGGAGGGGACTAGCGCCTCGCCGGCGCTGGTCGGCCGTGTGATGAACGTGCTCACCGCCACCGGACGTTTTTCCTCGGTGCAGAACGGGCGCTTCAAGGGCGGCTTCATCACCCGCCGCTACGGCAACCCCGCCGACAACATCCATTCGATCCAGCTCGAACTGTCGCAGCTCACCTACATGGACGAGGAGGCTCCCTTCGGCTTCCGCGAGGAGTCGGCGCGTCAGGTGCGTCCGACGCTGGAGCGGCTGCTGAGCCTCGTCGTCGAGTGGGCTTGGGAGAACGCCGCCGGCCGGCGGCGCAGCGCCTTCCTGTAACGCCCTGTCCGGCCCTCAGACCCAGACGCCCCGCACATAGGGGGTCAGCTGCGTGTCCTGCATGATGATGTGGTGGACCAGCCAGTTCGCGGTGAAGGTATAAATCCGCTCGGCGTTCTGATGCGTCGGGTCCCGCGTGAAGACCGCGGACAGTTCGCTCAGCGTCCGCACGGCCTCGTGATGCTGGCGGACGTGCTCCTCGAACTTCGGGTAATGCACGGCCTGCATGATCTTTTCTTCGCGGGCGAAATGCTGCTGGGTGTATTCCAGCAGTTTCATGAGGATCTTGGCGACGCGCACCGGCATGAAGCTGCGCGAATTCAGCGCGGCGTTCAGTTCGTTCAGATACTCGATCAGGTGCTTGTGATCTTCATCGATGGACGGCTGGCCGACGCTGAGCTGCCGCCTCCACGTAATGACACCCATGAACCCTCCGCACCCTGACTTCCGCGGCTACCGGGCCATTCCGCCGAAAGCCACCGCATTGAAGGGAAGCGCGCCGTAGCTTGCGCAACTGAAGATGAAGGTGCGCAACCCGTCAAGGAACCGTAAATACCGGACGCCGCGACCCTTGTTACCGCCGACTCCGCAACCGGCGGCCTTTGCCTGCATTATGGGCGCATTTTCTACAAAACGAACGCATACGATCGTCACATGGCATTTTGCCGCACCAAAACAAAGACGCGAAAAGGCAGGGGAAACGTCATGTTTCCGCCTGCCTTCGCATCGACTTTATGAAGATGAGGCGATGATCGGCCGCCCCAACTTACCTGTCAAACAACGTCCGATCAGCCGACGATCGAATAGCCGCAATCCACATAGGTGGTGCTGCCGGTGATGCCCTTGGCGCCGTCGGTCGCCAGGAAGGCGGTGGTGTAGCCGACCTCTTCGATGGTGACGAGGCGCTGCTCCGGCGCGCGTTCCGCGGCCTTCTCCATCAGCTCGTCGAAATGCGCGATGCCGGAGGCGGCGCGGGTCTTGATCGGGCCGGGGGAGATGGCATGGACGCGGATGCCCTTCGGGCCCAGCTCCGCCGCCAGATAGCGCACGCTGGCCTCCAGGGCGGCCTTGACAGGCCCCATGACGCCGTAATTGTCGATCACGCGGTTGGCGCCGAAATAAGACATGGTGAACAGCGAACCGCCGTCCTTCATCAGCGGCTCCGCGTAGCGGGCCATGCGGATGAAGGAGTGGCAGGACACGTCCATCGCCATCTGGAAGCCCTCGCGCGAGCAATCGACGACGCGGCCGTGCAGATCGTCCTTCGGGGCGAAGGCGATGGAATGCAGCGCGAAGTCCAGCTTGCCCCACTTCTGCTCGATCTTCTCGAAGATGGCCTTCAGCTCACCCTCGCCGGTGACGTCCACCGGTTCGAAGATCTCCGCTTCGAGCTGCTGGGCCAGCGGCTCGACGAAGCGCTTCGCCTTGTCGTTGAGGTAGCTGACCGCGAGATCCGCGCCCAGAGCGCGGAAGGCGCGGGCGCAGCCCCACGCGATCGACTGATCGTTGGCGATGCCGAGCACGAGGCCCTTCTTGCCTTCAAGAGTGGCGGCGGCGGGGATGATCGTGGTCATAGGCTGGCTTTCCCGGATTGCAAGGTGGCCGGATTCAGAGTGCGCCAGATCGGATCACTCGAATTGTGCAACGCACCATAATGCAATCGAAGGTCATAGGCAACTTGTTAAAGTCGCAATATATCCGACATTATCGCTTTGTTTATCCGTAACACAGCCTTCACACAGCGAAGACGCGAAGTCCGCGGCGGCAATCCATACCTCTTTCTTGCGTATTCATAACGAGGACCGCAACAAAAACAAAGGCCCCACCTTTCGGAGGGGCCTTTTCGTAGGACCGGCTTCTATGGAACCGGAGACGATCAAACGGCGCCGGGCGTGAATGACGGCGGATCGCTGGCCGGGAAGGATTCCATCGACGCCTCGTCCACCTTCTCCTTCTCGTCGGCGTCGTCGTAGATGTCGCCGGGATGACGCGAGTACCGATGGACGCCTTGATCCACATCCTCGGCGGGGGTGCCCGCCCCGTCGTGATGGCTGCCAAAATCCTCCATCATCGCCTTGGCCGGGCAATAGCCGGTCAGCCCACGGGCGACCAGGGCGCCGCCGGCCAGAGCCAGCGCCGCCCCACCGACGGTCGGACGGCGCAGCCCGAGCACGGCGAGAAGCCCACCGCCGACCAGAGACACCAGACGTTCGGTGTGCCCGACGTTGATCATGCGTTCGAGATCGTCCGGCAGGGCCGCGTCGCGGCTGCCCATGCCCTTTTGGCTCGTCATCGCCATCGCTGCTCTCCTCGATCTTTTTCTATAGTCACTGCTGCGGAGCGGGCGGCGTGGACCCGCCCTGCCCCTGCGCCGGCGCGGCGCCGGTTGAACCGGACGAGCCCGGCTGCGCCGTCCCATCGGGCTTGCGGGCCGTGTCGGCCAGAGTGCGGGCCTGCGACAGCTCGCGGTTCAGCCGGTCCACCTCCTGGGAGAGGCGCTGCACTTCCGACTGGAGCTGCGGCGATCCCGCGGCACCGCCCTCCGGCATACCAACCGCGGCGAGGGCCGCACCGTCGCGCATCCAATAGGGCTGGACTCCGTAATAGGTGTGCAGCGCCACCGCCCATTGCCGGTCCGACATGTCCGGACGGTTGGAACGGGTGAATTGCGGCGCCGCGGTCAGCCGGTCCTTGGTCACGTTCAGGACATAGCCGTCACCGGACTGCGCCGGCTGGATCAGTGCCCAGGGAACCGGGAAGTTGCGCTCACCAAGACCGAGGAACCCACCGGCTTCGACCACGGCGTAGGCGACGCGCCCGGTGTTCGGATCGACCACCAGTTCGGAAATGGAGCCCATCTCCTCGCCGCTGGCGTTGTGCAGCTTGGCCTTCGAAAGGTCGTCGGCGGCAACCACGCGCGGATGCTCGACCGAGCGCAGCAAGGCGTCGGCCTCGCCCAGGATGGTCTGGCAGGCCGGCTCGCCGCCCCGCTGCCCGGCGCGCTCGGCGGTCTGGCGCAGGGCGCGGAGCTGGCCGATCTCCTGCGGGCTGATGGAGGCGGGAGTCTGGTTGCCGGCGGCCTCCAGCGCGCCGATGCGCTGGCCCAGCCGGTTCACCCCCTCCGGGCAGGTCTCGGCGAATGCCGGCCAAGGCCCGAGCGCCCCCGCGATCATGGCGGCGCTGAGGAGCAGGCGTTTCATCGTGGGGGCCTCCGGCTTGGTTTCCGTGCGTGTGCGTCTCACGCGGGGAAAACAGCACGGCCAAGACGGAGGTTCCGCGAATGCTTCTTCTGCGAAGTGATCAGCCCGGAAGCGGCAACCCGCCCCGCTGAACGATGAAGGACTGGACCGCGTCCACCCCCTGCCCCGTCTTGATGTTGGTGAAGACGAAGGGCCGGTCGCCGCGCATCTTCTTGGCGTCGCGGTCCATCACCTCCAGACTGGCGCCGACTAGCGGGGCGAGGTCGATCTTGTTGATGACCAGCAGGTCCGACCGGGTGATGCCCGGCCCGCCCTTGCGCGGGATCTTGTCGCCCGCCGACACGTCGATGACGTAGATGGTCAGGTCGGCCAGTTCCGGCGAGAAGGTCGCCGCCAGATTGTCGCCGCCCGATTCCACGAAGATCAGGTCGAGGTTGGGGAACTTGCGGTTCATCTCGTCGACGGCGGCGAGGTTGATCGAGGCATCCTCGCGGATCGCCGTGTGCGGGCAGCCGCCGGTCTCCACCCCCATGATCCGGTCCGGCTTCAGCGCGCCGGAACGGGTGAGGAATTCGGCGTCCTCCTTGGTGTAGATGTCGTTGGTGATCGCCGCGACCTCCCAATCGTCGCGCATGCGCTTGCACAGCGCGTCGGTCAGCGCCGTCTTGCCGGAGCCGACCGGCCCGCCGATGCCCACGCGCAGGGGGCCACCATGGCTCTTGGAAATCGGGGCGGTCATGAGCGGAACAACCTCGTGTATTGGGTTTCGTGGATCATGGAGGTCCAATCGACGGCCATGGCGCGGCTGCCCAGATCGTCGAGCGGGGCGGCCAGCGCGGCCTCCGCCGCAGAGTGCACCACGGAATCGAGCGCCGCCAGGGCCTTCTGCCCGTCCGTCTGCCCCAGCGGCACCAGCCGCACCCCGGCGGAGACGAGGTTGGCGGCGAAAGCGTGCAGATAGGCCGACAGGGCGGGTCCCTCCGGCACGCCGATCAGCGCGGCGGCCAGCGCCACGGCGACGGCGTAGGCGACCGGGCGGCCGGTGTCGGCGATCACCCGGTCCCAGCGCTCCATCCCCTCCAGCGGCCAGGCGGCGCGCACGGCGATGAGGAAGGCCTGCCCCTGCGCGCGGCTCTCCAGCGCGGTTTCGGAGGAGGCGCGCATGGCGTCGGCGCGCTCGACCGCCCAGGCGAAACCAGTCTCGTCGCCCGCCAGCACGGCGCGGTGAGCGGCCACGAAGAGCATGCCGTCGGTCCGCCCGGCGCCGTGGCGCAGGATGCCGTCCATCCAGCGCGCCAGCGTGTCGCGGTCGCGGACGAGGCCCTGCTCCACCGCCGCCTCGATGCCGTGGCTGTAGGAGAAGCCGCCGACCGGGAAGGACGGCGACAGCCAGGCGAGGAGCTTGGTGAGGTGGGTGGCCGAGACGGGCCCCCACCCCCCCGCTTCGCGGGTCCCTCCCTCCCCCGCTGCGCAGGGGAGGGCCAAATCCCCTCCCTCGCGAAGCGGGGGAGGGTTGGGGAGGGGGCAAGCGCCCTCAGTCATGCGAATGCCCATGGGAATGGGAATGCCCATGGGAATGGGAGTGGCTGTGGGAATGCGAATGACCATGATCGTGGTCATGATCATGCCCATGGTCATGGCCGTGCCCGTGCGAATGCCCGTGCCCCTGCCCCGAGTAGGCCCCGCCCTCCGGCGCGAAGGGCGCGTGGATGGCCGCGACGCTGGCCCCCAGCCCTTTCAGCATGTCCTCGATCACATGGTCGCGGCGCAGGCGGATGGTCTCTCCGACAATCTGCACCGGCAGGTGGCGGTTGCCGAGGTGCCAGGCGATGCGCGCGAAGCCCTCTGTCCCGCCGCCGCAGCGCACCTCCATCAGGTCCTCGTCGGCGGCGACCACGCGCAGATAGGCGCCGTCGCCCAGTTCCAGCCCGTCGCCATGGTCGAGCGCGACCGCGCGCGGCAGGTCCAGCAGGAAGTCGGCCCCCGCATCGTCCGTCATCACCATGCGCCGCCGGTGGCGGTCGTCGAAGGCGAGGGTCACCGTGCCGGCCTCGCGCTCGGCCGGCCAATGGCCGCGGGCGTGGACTCGGGTGGCGCGGCGGAGCGTGTCGGTCATGGAGAAAGCCGTTCGAAGGGTGTGGGCCGGCCGAAGAAACGTCCCGCGAGGGCGCCGACCGGTTCCGCCGCTCCCGTGGTGAAGAAACGAAGGGCGCCCGGCGCCTCGCCAGCGGACGGGGCGTATTCGGGGTGGCGCTCCAGGTAATTGTCCAGCGACCGGGCGACCAAGCTGGGCTGGCACAGCACCTCCACCCCCGGCGGCAGCGCCTCCGCGAACAGATGCGCCACCAGCGGGTAATGGGTGCAGCCGAGCACCGCCGCGTCCAGCGGGCGTCCATCCAACTGCGCCAGCAGCGCCCGCACATAGCCGCGCACCGCCGGAGCCAGTTCTTCGTCCCCCGCCCCGCGCTCGATCAGCGGGACGAGGTCCGGGCAGGCCTGCTGCACCACCCGCACGTCGGGCGCCCGCTTGCCGATCTCGCGCGGGAAGGAACCCGACGCGACGGTGGCCGGGGTGGCGAAGACGCCGACCGTCCGCGGCTCCGGACGCCAGTCGGCGGCGGGGCCGTCCTGCATCCAGGGCACGCGGGTGATCGCCTCGACCATCGGCACCAGGACGCCCAGCACGTTGCGGCCGGGATGGGCCACCGGCAGCCACGTCCGCTGCATCCGCCGCAGGGCCACCGCCGCCGCGGTGTTGCAGGCCAGGACGACCAGCCCGCAACCCTGGGCGAACAGCCGCTCCACCCCCTGGACCGTCAGGCGGTAGATGTCCTCCTCGCTGCGCGGACCATAGGGAGCGGCGGCATGGTCGCCGAGATAGACGAAGGGACGCCCGGGAGCGGCGGCCACCAGCGCGCGCAGCACCGTCAGACCGCCATGCCCGGAATCGAAGACACCAATCACGAACCCCTCACCCCACACTCAGAACAGGAAGTACCGCTGCGCCATGGGCAGCACGTCCGCCGGCTCGCAGGTCAGGAGCTGGCCGTCGGCGCGCACCTCGTAGGTTTCCGGATCGACCTCGATGTGGGGTGTGGAATCGTTGTGGATCATCTGCTTCTTGCCGATGGCCCGCACCCCCGTCACCGCGACCAGTTCGCGCCGCAGGCCGAGCGAGCGCAGCGCCTCGTTCTCCAGCGACAGCTTGCTGACAAAGGTCAGGGAACTGGCCTGCATCGCGCGTCCGTAGGCGCCGAACATCGGGCGGTAATGCACCGGCTGCGGCGTCGGGATGGAGGCGTTGGGGTCGCCCATCAGCGCCGCCGCGATGGTCCCGGCCTTCAGCACCATGTCCGGCTTCACGCCGAAGAAGGCCGGCGACCAGACCACCAGATCGGCCAGCTTGCCCACCTCGACCGAGCCGACGACATGGGCGATGCCGTGCGACAGCGCCGGGTTGATCGTGTATTTGGCGACGTAGCGCTTGACGCGGAAGTTGTCGTTCTCGCCCAGCTCCTCGGCCAGACGCCCGCGCTGCACCTTCATCTTGTGCGCGGTCTGCCAGGTGCGGATGATGACCTCGCCGACCCGGCCCATGGCTTGGCTGTCCGAACTCAGCATCGAGAAGACGCCGAGGTCGTGCAGGATGTCCTCCGCCGCGATGGTCTCGCGCCGGATGCGGCTTTCGGCGAAGGCCACGTCCTCCGGGATGCGGGGCGACAGGTGGTGGCAGACCATGAGCATGTCGAGATGCTCGTCCACCGTGTTCACCGTGAACGGCCGCGTCGGGTTGGTGGAGCTGGGCAGCACGTTGGGCAGGCCCGCCACCTTGATGATGTCCGGCGCGTGGCCGCCGCCCGCCCCCTCGGTGTGGAAGGCGTGGATGTTGCGGCCCTTGAAGGCGGCGATGGTGTTCTCCACGAAGCCCGACTCGTTCAGCGTGTCGGTGTGGATGGCCACCTGGATGTCCGTCTCCTCCGCCACCGTCAGGCAGGTGTCGATGGCCGCCGGGGTGGTGCCCCAGTCCTCGTGCAGCTTCATGCCGCAGGCGCCGGCGGCGATCTGCTCCAACAGCGCGTCGGGACGGCTGGCATTGCCCTTGCCGAAGAAGCCCAGGTTGATCGGCAGCCCCTCCGCCGCCTGGAGCATCCGGGCCATGTGCCACGGCCCCGGCGTGCAGGTGGTGGCCGACGTGCCGGCCGCCGGGCCGGTGCCGCCGCCCAGCATGGTGGTGACGCCGCTGTTCAGCGCCTCATCCACCTGCTGCGGGCAGATGAAGTGGATGTGGGCGTCGATGCCGCCGGCGGTGACGATCTTGCCCTCACCCGCGATGACCTCGGTCCCCGGCCCGACGACGATGGTCACGCCCGGCTGGACGTCCGGGTTGCCGGCCTTGCCGATGCCGGCGATGCGCCCGCCGACGATGCCGATGTCGGCCTTGACGATGCCCCAGTGGTCGATGATCAGCGCGTTGGTGATGACGGTGTCCACCGCGCCGCCCTGGCGCGAGGTCTGGGCCTGCCCCATGCCGTCGCGGATCACCTTGCCGCCGCCGAACTTGACCTCCTCGCCATAGACGGTGTGGTCCTTCTCGACCTCGACGATCAGGTCGGTGTCGGCCAGCCGGACACGGTCGCCCACGGTGGGGCCGTAGAGAGCCGCGTATTCGGCCCGGTCGATGCGATGCGCCATTGTCTGATGCCCTCCGCTGGCGCCCTTCACAGGCTGCCGTTGACCTTGCCGTTGAAGCCGATGACCACGCGGTTGCCGGCGTAGGCGACCAGCCGCACGCGGCGCGTCTGCCCCGGCTCGAAACGCACCGCTGTCCCGGCGGGGATGTCCAGCCGGAAGCCGCGCGCCGTCTCGCGGTCGAAGGTCAGCGCCCCGTTCGTTTCAGCGAAGTGATAGTGCGAGCCGACCTGGATCGGGCGGTCGCCGGCGTTGGCGACGTCCAACTCCACCGTGTCGCGGCCGGCGTTGAGTTCGATCTCGCCCGCGGCGGGGATGATTTCACCGGGTTTCATCGGGGCTCCCCTTAGCGAATCGGCTGGTGGACGGTGACGAGCTTGGTGCCGTCGGGGAAGGTGGCCTCGACCTGGATCTCGTGGATCATCTCCGGGATGCCATCCATCACCTGATCGCGGGTGATCACCGTCGCGCCGTCGCGCATCAGCTCGGCCACGGTGCGTCCGTCGCGCGCGCCCTCCACCACGTAATCGGTGATGAGGGCCACCGCCTCGGGATGGTTCAGCTTCACGCCACGCTCCAGCCGGCGGCGCGCCACCATGGCGGCCATGGCCACGAGAAGCTTGTCCTTCTCGCGCGGTGTCAGGTTCATGGGGCTGTCTCTCCGCCTTCCCATTGGGTTGGCGGGATTATGCCACGTTGCTGCGGTGCGCCAATCCCGTTTTGACGGGTGCGCGGCGCTTTCGCGCCGGTCAGACCTCCCACAAACGCGGCAGCCGGGTTGGCAGACCCGCCGCCGCGGAGCGAAGATGCGACCACAGCGCCGCGTAGGCGCGGCGCACCGCCAACGCCTCGCCGCCCAGGATGCGGACGACCAGCAGCCCGTCGAAGGCGGTCGCGCCGACCCGCACGCCTTCCAACTCCTCCGCTGCCTCGCGCAACGCGTCCCGCCGGGTCGCGGCGTCGGGGGCGGCGTAAAGCAACGTGGCACAGGCCCCGGCCCCGCCGAAGCCCGCCGGGTGGGCCAGCGTCTCGGCGAGGTCGCCGTCCATGTGCAGGGCGTCGGCCCAGGCGAGGCGGCCATCGCGCACCACCTCCCAGGCGTCGCGGACGAGGCCGCGGGTGACCGTCTCGCCGAAGGCGGCGCGTCCGAAGACCAGCATCTCGCCGGCGATCAGGCGGGCATCGCCCTCCAGCTCCAGCCGGGTCAGGCGGCGCAGGCGGGAGCCCTCGAAGACGATGGCCTCCTGCGGCATCCATTCCAGCCAGCCGCCGGCCTCCACGGTCACGCGGGTGTCGATGCGGCAGTCCGGCCCGGCGGAGCGGTAGACCTTCTCCGCCGCCTGCGTCGTCACCAGCGCCGCCGCCCCCGGCCCCGCCGACAGGGCAACGTCCAGCCGGTCGCCGCCGACCAGCCCGCCGGAGGTGGTGACCAGAACCGCGATGGGCAGGTCCCCCGCCCGCGGGTCGGGCAGCAGCACCCGCAGCGGGTCGTGGTGGTAGAGCGTGGCGAGGCGCGTGGCCCCATGGCGATGCTCGAACCGCACCGTCGCCGCGCCGTGGACGGCGACCTTCTTCATCAACGCGTCAGCCACCAGCGGAACCCATCCCTGCTTTCAACTTCTGGGCCTTTACATCCTCAACCGCCAGCAGCACGCGCTCCGGCGTCGCGGGCGCGTCGAGGCGCACGGGCAGCCGGTGGCCGCCCACCGCCGCGACGGCGTCGGGCAGCCGGTGGCCGCCCACCGCCGCGACGGCGTCCTTCAGCGCCAGCCACGCCGAGATGCCGAGCATCAGCGGCGGCTCCCCGATTGCCTTGGAGCGGAACACCGTGTCCTCCCGGTTGGGGCGGTCGGTGTAGAGCGCCACCCGGAAATCCTCCGGCAGCGAGCGCGAGGTCGGAACCTTGTAGGTGCTGGGCGCGTGGGTGCGCAAGCGTCCCTCGCCGTCCCACCACAGCTCCTCCGACGTGACCCAACCCAGCCCCTGGACGAAGGCGCCCTCCACCTGCCCAAGGTCGATGGCGGGGTTGATGCTGCCGGAGCAGTCGTGCAGCACGTCGGCGCGGGGGAATCTGTACTCGCCGGTCAACGTGTCGATCAGCGCCTCGGTCACCGCGACGCCGCAGGAGAAGTAGAAGAAGGGCCGCCCCTCGCACTTCTCGCGGTCCCACCAGATCTTCGGCGTGGCGTAATGGCCGGTGGAGGACAGCGACACCCGGTTCAGATAGGCGAGCTTCGCCACCTCCGCGAAGGTCATGGCGTGGTTGCCGGCGAAGACGGCGTTGTCGCGGAACTCCACCTTGTCCGGCGTGGTGTGGCAGTGCTCGGCGAGGAACGCCACCAGCCGGTCGCGGATGGTCCCCACGGCGATGCGCACCGCCATGCCGTTCAGGTCGGTGCCGGCCGACGCCGCGGTGGGCGGGGCGTTCGGCACCTTGTCGGTGGCGCTGGCGGTGACCCGCACCCGCTCCACGTCGATCTGGAACTCCTGGGCGGCGATCTGGGCCATCTTGGTGTGGATACCCTGCCCCATCTCCGTCCCGCCGTGGTTCACCTGGATGGAGCCGTCGGTGTAGACATGAACCAGCGCCGCCGCCTGGTTCAGGTGCTTGACGGTGAAGGAGATGCCGAACTTCACCGGAGTCACCGCCAGCCCCTTCTTCAGCACCGGGCTGCGGGCGTTGAAGGCGTCGATCTCCTCGCGGCGGCGGCGGTAATCGCCGTCCCGCTCGATCCGGTCCATCAGTTCGGCCAGGATCTCCGGCTCCTCGACCGGCATGCCGTAATGGGTGGTGTCGCGGCCCGGCCCGCCGTAGAGGTTGGCGCGGCGCACGTCGAGCGGGTCCTTGCCCAAGCTGCGGGCGATCTCGTCGACCACATGCTCGATGGCGATGACGCCCTGCGGCCCGCCGAAGCCGCGGAAGGCGGTGTTGGACACCGTGTTCGTCTTGCAGCGGTGCCCGGTCACCCGCGCCGCCGGCAGGTAATAGGCGTTGTCGG includes the following:
- the xdhB gene encoding xanthine dehydrogenase molybdopterin binding subunit — its product is MADGGTIQPIRGGVHRGIEHESARKHVMGAAAYTDDIPELPGTLHVAVRLSERAHARILGMDLSRAKQAPGVHAVLTYADVPGDGDIGTIQRGDPVLADELVEYAGQAVVAVAAETLLQARAAARLVEIHYEDLPAVLTAEAALEKGSFVSPPLTFRRGNAAAEVAGALHRLTGTLEVGGQDHFYLEGHIAYAIPKEDGDLLVHSSTQHPSEVQHAVAQVLGRPMHGIAVECRRMGGGFGGKESQPAQIAAIAGLLANATKRPVKFRLDRDDDMLMTGKRHDFFVRYDVGFDGEGRILGLEMDLAGRCGMSLDLSNGVVDRAMFHADNAYYLPAARVTGHRCKTNTVSNTAFRGFGGPQGVIAIEHVVDEIARSLGKDPLDVRRANLYGGPGRDTTHYGMPVEEPEILAELMDRIERDGDYRRRREEIDAFNARSPVLKKGLAVTPVKFGISFTVKHLNQAAALVHVYTDGSIQVNHGGTEMGQGIHTKMAQIAAQEFQIDVERVRVTASATDKVPNAPPTAASAGTDLNGMAVRIAVGTIRDRLVAFLAEHCHTTPDKVEFRDNAVFAGNHAMTFAEVAKLAYLNRVSLSSTGHYATPKIWWDREKCEGRPFFYFSCGVAVTEALIDTLTGEYRFPRADVLHDCSGSINPAIDLGQVEGAFVQGLGWVTSEELWWDGEGRLRTHAPSTYKVPTSRSLPEDFRVALYTDRPNREDTVFRSKAIGEPPLMLGISAWLALKDAVAAVGGHRLPDAVAAVGGHRLPVRLDAPATPERVLLAVEDVKAQKLKAGMGSAGG